The genomic window TCACTTTAGAAATTATCCTATCCAAGAAGGTAGTGCTCATAAACAAGTAGCGCTGCAATATTGCGGCTTTTTGCAAGCGTTAATGCATAGCTCTGAAGGCGGAATTGATGGCAGCAATCTTCCATACTCGTATGTTAGTTTGCTCCTGAATAACAGTTATCGTGTAACAGAAAGAATTCGTTGTAGCATAGAAGCAGAGCTTGATAAAAATGTAGGTGTCATGATTGTTGATACTGATAAAACGTATTCTTGGAGAAACTTTCATTTTACTCCCAGACCTAAGCCGATTAAGGGAATACTGTCTGTAGGAGGTTTTCTTAGCTATATCGTCGCGCGGGTCTTGAACTTAAAGAGAAGATCTACTCCGTTGGCTCTTGCTGGCATAAGTATGGGTATCGAAGAGGCTTTAGAGGTTGCAGAGTTGGCCGATCGTGCTCGAGGTTTTGGCGCGGGAAGGACAATTTGGAGCATGGCTGAAACTTTCAACGTTTCTTTAACAGGTGTTTCTTGGAAAATGCTGGAAGAAACAGAACACAGGCCTATTGTTGTGGTTAGATCGATACATTTTGTGCGTGTCTAGTTTTGTGTTTTTTCCTAGTAGTCCAGTGAAGGTAAGTGACTAAGCGTGCGCATCGTAAAGCCCATATAGTGAGATAAGTTACTTGAAGTATTGCTGACTCAAAACTGGAGAAACTAAGATGAGTTCAATAATTAAGCAGATGGGCACGTTTTTCAACCCGAAATCAGTTGCAGTAGTTGGCGCCTCCAAAAAAATCTACAAGGCAGGGCATGTAATTTTCAAGAACTTCGCTGAAAACAAGAGAAGAGGTGTATTCAAGGGAGAGTTATATCCAGTCAACCGCCATGAAACCCACATTCTGGGATACAAAACTTATCCTTCACTAGCCAAAATACGTGGGGGAATCGAGCTTGTTGTAATTGTTGTGCCTGCTGTGGGTGTTCTCAGCGTTATGAAAGATGCTGCTGCAAAAGGCGTCAAAGTCGCAGTGATAATTACCGCTGGATTCAGCGAAATTGGAAAGACTGAACTTGAAAACGCTGTGGTTTCAGTTGCAAAAGAAGCTAACATTCGAATTTTAGGACCTAACTGCCTTGGCGTCTACGACATAAGCACTGGAGTCGACATGTTGTTCTTGCCAGAAACAAAAGTGCTAACAACTGGGGACGAATTCGTTGCAACCCCTCGCCCTATGGCGGGACATCTTGCAATGATTACTCAAAGTGGCGCTTTTGGCGTTGCTGCACTTGATTACTTGAGTGGAATGCAGATGGGTGTAAGCAAGTTCGTGAGTTTCGGAAATAAATGTGATGTAGCTGAGGCTGAGATGCTTGAATACTTTCTTCATGACGACGAAACGTGGGTGATACTTCTTTATGCTGAAGCTATAGAAGCTGGTAGGGAATTCATGAAGGCTGCGGAGAAAGTTACAAAAAGAAAGCCAATAGTTGCCTTAAAGAGCGGGAGAACTAAGGCTGGTGCTAGAGCTGCTGCTTCTCATACAGGAGCCATTGCAGGGTCGGACAAAATCTATGATGCGGCTTTTGCTAAAGTGGGTGTCATTCGCGTTAAGGATATGGAAGAATTTTTTGATGTTGGCAAAGCTTTTACTTTTCAGCCGCCGGCTGCTGGAAATAGCATTGGAATTCTTACTGATGCGGGAGGGCCAAGTGTGAT from Candidatus Bathyarchaeota archaeon includes these protein-coding regions:
- a CDS encoding CoA-binding protein — its product is MSSIIKQMGTFFNPKSVAVVGASKKIYKAGHVIFKNFAENKRRGVFKGELYPVNRHETHILGYKTYPSLAKIRGGIELVVIVVPAVGVLSVMKDAAAKGVKVAVIITAGFSEIGKTELENAVVSVAKEANIRILGPNCLGVYDISTGVDMLFLPETKVLTTGDEFVATPRPMAGHLAMITQSGAFGVAALDYLSGMQMGVSKFVSFGNKCDVAEAEMLEYFLHDDETWVILLYAEAIEAGREFMKAAEKVTKRKPIVALKSGRTKAGARAAASHTGAIAGSDKIYDAAFAKVGVIRVKDMEEFFDVGKAFTFQPPAAGNSIGILTDAGGPSVMAVDECELRGLTVETFSDEVLEKFEKLKREGGLPKFATTLNPVDITGSATSEMFELSARILLDAPEVDGLIVLGLHHTPALQEDFVDRIANLAKSYTKPVVACDIGETEMALFIRSRFEKLGIPAYSTPEDAARAMTALVYYGKYLRKIDCFNDYLEIYAKRHGVSF
- a CDS encoding coenzyme F420-0:L-glutamate ligase, with the protein product MKRYKALAVKTQYWKPNVDYISKMVAALKGKVQDGDIVVVSEKAISTAIGNIVDESVVKPSLTACFLAKYWMRYVWAYVLGPLCHLRKRAILHFRNYPIQEGSAHKQVALQYCGFLQALMHSSEGGIDGSNLPYSYVSLLLNNSYRVTERIRCSIEAELDKNVGVMIVDTDKTYSWRNFHFTPRPKPIKGILSVGGFLSYIVARVLNLKRRSTPLALAGISMGIEEALEVAELADRARGFGAGRTIWSMAETFNVSLTGVSWKMLEETEHRPIVVVRSIHFVRV